One Tiliqua scincoides isolate rTilSci1 chromosome 9, rTilSci1.hap2, whole genome shotgun sequence DNA segment encodes these proteins:
- the TAS1R2 gene encoding taste receptor type 1 member 2, whose product MRFAVEEINNSSVLLPGVSLGYEMEDVCYLTNTILPILYFLSDNHSQIKIWANWTSYQPQVVAVIGPDSSPASVTTAYILSQFLVPQITYSATTEALSNPRLFPSAFRTIPSTEQQVTVMLSLLRWFRWNWVIVLSSDDDYGQQNLQLLRAQASWACIAFQEIIPVQRISQDSNSTQLQDIVGKITRSTAQVVIVLSLELPLFSFFREVMRQNVSGLVWIGAEAWASDPSVHSIANLSSVGTIFGVAVRNVPIPGLNDFRIRMPSGQPEEARAQALGKTCNQDCDQCLARAQEYDKSLRGTGHRIDFNVYSAVYVVAHALHRLLRCGHSGCHKQPIYPWQLLEEVRQVNFTLLNTTINFNDKGDPPNGFEVIQWRWDVPKEPFQRIATYDSLTKKLLVYEKSIVWHTPDNMAPKSTCSEQCQPGEMKKSIGLIPCCFECVKCAAGTFLNKSDNYTCQRCPPDMWSHPGREECFMRQVIYLSWEEPVSFVLLVCYALGCLASLGVLATFIRHSDTPVVKSAGGSLCFLMITSLLVGFCSIPFYIGQPSELKCICRQAVFSICFSVCISCITVRSFQIIFVFKVASRLPGAYKFWMKYHGQRAFVATVSIAKVLLVAIDIAANHPAPVEYMVGTDPAELIMICNKSYRSSMVMNKVFDMCLSFLCFCFAYMGRAFPKNYNEAKYITLCMTSYFASWVGLILVMSVFEGMIVTIVDAAVVLSNLFGILLGYFGSKCYVIFFHPERNTAAFFQTAIQSYTMRQE is encoded by the exons ATGCGCTTTGCTGTGGAGGAGATCAACAACTCCAGTGTCCTCTTGCCAGGGGTTTCATTGGGCTATGAGATGGAAGATGTCTGTTACCTCACAAACACAATCCTCCCCATCCTCTACTTTCTGTCTGACAACCACTCCCAGATAAAGATCTGGGCAAACTGGACCAGCTACCAGCCTCAAGTGGTGGCAGTGATCGGCCCGGACTCATCGCCGGCTTCAGTCACCACGGCGTACATCTTGAGCCAGTTCCTTGTTCCACAG atcACCTATAGTGCCACCACAGAGGCACTGAGCAATCCCAGGCTCTTCCCTTCTGCCTTCCGCACGATCCcaagcactgagcagcaggtgacCGTCATGCTGAGCCTGCTGCGATGGTTCCGGTGGAACTGGGTCATTGTCCTCTCCAGCGACGACGACTACGGCCAGCAGAACCTGCAGCTGTTGCGGGCCCAGGCCTCGTGGGCTTGCATCGCCTTCCAGGAGATCATCCCGGTCCAGCGTATCAGCCAAGATTCAAACAGCACACAGCTCCAGGACATCGTTGGCAAGATCACCCGGAGTACAGCACAGGTGGTGATTGTcctcagcctggagctgccccttTTCAGCTTCTTCCGGGAGGTCATGCGGCAGAACGTGTCAGGCCTAGTGTGGATCGGGGCCGAAGCCTGGGCTAGCGACCCGTCTGTGCACAGCATTGCCAACCTATCAAGTGTGGGCACCATTTTTGGGGTGGCTGTGCGGAACGTCCCAATCCCAGGGCTGAATGACTTCCGAATCAGGATGCCCTCCGGCCAgccagaagaagccagagctcAGGCTCTTGGGAAGACCTGCAACCAGGACTGCGACCAGTGCCTTGCAAGGGCTCAGGAGTACGACAAGAGCTTGCGGGGAACTGGCCATCGCATCGACTTCAATGTGTACTCGGCAGTCTATGTGGTGGCTCACGCCTTGCACCGGCTGCTGCGCTGTGGCCACTCTGGGTGCCACAAGCAACCTATTTACCCCTGGCAG ctgctggaggaggtgcGCCAGGTCAACTTCACCCTCCTGAACACCACCATCAACTTCAACGACAAGGGAGACCCTCCAAATGGCTTCGAAGTCATCCAATGGCGCTGGGATGTCCCCAAAGAACCTTTCCAGAGAATTGCAACCTATGACTCACTGACCAAGAAACTCCTTGTCTATGAGAAAAGCATTGTCTGGCACACGCCAGATAACATG GCCCCGAAGTCAACCTGCTCTGAACAATGTCAACCAGGGGAAATGAAGAAATCCATTGGCCTGATCCCCTGCTGTTTTGAGTGTGTGAAATGTGCAGCTGGGACCTTTCTCAATAAAAGTG ACAATTACACCTGCCAGAGATGCCCGCCAGACATGTGGTCTCACCCAGGCCGAGAAGAGTGTTTTATGCGACAGGTGATCTACCTGAGCTGGGAAGAGCCTGTCTCCTTTGTCCTCTTGGTCTGCTATGCCCTGGGCTGCTTGGCCTCCCTGGGGGTGTTGGCCACCTTCATCCGTCACTCTGACACACCGGTGGTGAAGTCTGCAGGCGGAAGCCTCTGCTTCCTCATGATTACCTCCCTGCTTGTCGGCTTCTGCAGCATTCCCTTCTACATCGGCCAGCCGTCGGAGCTGAAGTGCATCTGTCGCCAGGCAGTCTTCAGCATCTGCTTCTCCGTCTGCATTTCCTGCATCACCGTCCGCTCTTTCCAGATCATCTTTGTCTTCAAGGTGGCCAGCCGCCTGCCCGGGGCCTACAAGTTCTGGATGAAGTATCACGGCCAGCGGGCCTTTGTGGCCACTGTCTCCATTGCCAAGGTCCTCTTGGTGGCCATCGACATTGCTGCCAACCATCCCGCACCAGTCGAGTACATGGTTGGCACAGACCCAGCAGAGCTCATCATGATATGCAACAAGAGCTACCGATCCAGCATGGTTATGAACAAAGTCTTTGACATGTGCCTGtccttcctttgcttctgctttgCCTACATGGGGAGGGCCTTCCCGAAGAACTACAACGAGGCCAAGTACATCACGCTCTGCATGACCTCCTATTTCGCCTCCTGGGTTGGCCTCATCCTTGTCATGTCAGTCTTTGAGGGGATGATTGTGACCATCGTTGACGCGGCCGTTGTCCTGTCCAATCTGTTTGGCATCTTGCTGGGCTACTTTGGCTCCAAGTGCTATGTGATCTTCTTCCACCCGGAGCGCAACACGGCTGCCTTCTTCCAGACCGCCATCCAGAGCTACACCATGAGGCAGGAGTGA
- the ALDH4A1 gene encoding delta-1-pyrroline-5-carboxylate dehydrogenase, mitochondrial translates to MLLPALRRALPRAGLRWQHRAPVEVVNEPVLQFMAGSPERAALQKALSDLKGKTEAIPCIVGGKEVWTADVRYQVSPYNHSHRVAKYCYADKALLNNAIEAALAARREWDLRPVQDRAEIFFKAADMLSGPRRAEVLAKTMIGQAKTVIQAEIDAAAELIDFFRFNAKYAVELEGQQPLSVPPSTNSMVYRGLEGFVAAVSPFNFTAIGGNLAGAPALMGNVVLWKPSDTALLSSYAVYKILLEAGLPPNIIQFVPADGPIFGDTVTASEYFCGLNFTGSVPTFKRLWKQVSENLDRYHTFPRLAGECGGKNFHFVHSSADVPSVVNGTLRSAFEYGGQKCSACSRLYAPDVLWPRIKGELLEQHQKIKVGDPAEDFGTFFSAVIDDKAFGRIKKWIKHAETSPILSILAGGRCEDKVGYFVEPCIIETKDPKDPIMQEEIFGPVLTVYVYPEKQYKDVLQLIDSTSLYGLTGAVFAQDKSVIAEATKLLRNAAGNFYINDKSTGSVVAQQPFGGARISGTNDKPGSPQYLLRWTSPQAIKETHTPLGDWRYPYMQ, encoded by the exons GCACTCAGTGACCTGAAAGGCAAGACTGAAGCAATCCCATGCATCGTAGGGGGCAAGGAGGTGTGGACAGCTGATGTGAGGTATCAAGTGTCG CCTTATAACCACTCGCACAGAGTGGCCAAATACTGCTATGCAGATAAG GCACTACTGAACAACGCCATCGAGGCTGCCTTGGCTGCTCGGAGGGAGTGGGACCTCCGGCCCGTCCAGGACCGTGCTGAGATCTTTTTCAAGGCAGCTGACATGTTGAGTGGGCCCAGGAGAGCAGaagtcttggccaaaaccatgatTGGACAG GCAAAAACAGTCATCCAGGCAGAGATTGATGCAGCCGCGGAGCTGATCGACTTCTTCCGATTCAATGCCAAATACGCCGTGGAATTGGAGGGCCAGCAACCCCTTAGTGTTCCCCCCAGCACCAACAGCATGGTCTATCGGGGGCTAGAG GGTTTTGTGGCTGCTGTCTCTCCCTTCAACTTCACCGCCATCGGGGGCAACCTGGCGGGGGCTCCAGCTTTGATG GGGAATGTTGTTCTCTGGAAACCCAGCGACACAGCCTTGCTGTCTAGCTATGCCGTTTACAAGATCCTCTTGGAAGCAGGGCTCCCTCCCAACATCATCCAGTTTGTTCCAGCTGATGGCCCCATTTTTGGCGACACGGTTACTGCCTCGGAGTACTTCTGTGGACTGAATTTCACCGGCAGTGTGCC AACCTTCAAACGCCTCTGGAAACAGGTCTCTGAGAACCTGGATCGGTACCACACCTTCCCACGACTGGCTGGAG AGTGTGGTGGGAAGAACTTCCACTTTGTCCACTCCTCGGCCGACGTGCCCAGCGTGGTGAACGGGACGCTGCGCTCGGCCTTCGAGTACGGAGGGCAGAAGTGCTCGGCCTGCTCCCGCCTCTATGCCCCCGACGTGCTGTGGCCCCGCATCAAAGGCGAGCTCCTGGAGCAGCACCAGAAGATCAAAGTGGGCGAT cctgccGAAGATTTTGGGACATTCTTTTCTGCTGTGATCGACGACAAG GCTTTTGGGCGCATCAAGAAGTGGATCAAACATGCTGAGACGTCGCCCATCCTCAGCATCCTTGCCGGGGGCAGATGCGAGGATAAAGTCGGGTACTTTGTCGAGCCGTGCATCATTGAGACCAAAGACCCCAAAGATCCCATCATGCAAGAG GAAATTTTTGGCCCCGTCCTCACAGTGTACGTCTACCCTGAGAAGCAGTACAAAGATGTCCTCCAGCTGATCGACAGCACTTCTCTGTATGGCCTCACGGGGGCAGTGTTTGCCCAGGATAA GTCTGTCATTGCCGAAGCGACAAAACTCCTAAGGAACGCAGCAGGCAATTTCTACATCAACGACAAATCGACCGGCTCTGTCGTGGCACAGCAGCCGTTTGGTGGTGCCCGTATCTCAG GCACAAACGACAAGCCCGGAAGCCCACAGTACCTCCTGCGCTGGACGTCCCCCCAGGCCATCAAAGAAACCCACACACCCCTGGGGGACTGGAGGTACCCGTACATGCAGTGA